Proteins from a single region of Punica granatum isolate Tunisia-2019 chromosome 8, ASM765513v2, whole genome shotgun sequence:
- the LOC116187635 gene encoding single-stranded DNA-binding protein WHY2, mitochondrial produces MKTSLFSSILSRRISLAEIFVPCNVGHLRDALGGHACMRNAAYSTGGQNFAATGSIMDRIFAPYTVYKGKAALSLTPVLPTFTKLESGNGLRVDRRGNMMMKFWPAIGERKYDWEKRQLFALSATEIGAFISLGPTDSCEFFHDPSMKTSNAGQVRKSLSIKPHQDGSGYFISLSVVNNLLKSMDRITVPVTTAEFAVMKTACSFALPHIMGWDRYTSHQRPRVGENPSKVNPQMLDSEWDR; encoded by the exons atgaAGACAAGCCTCTTCTCGAGCATACTGAGCCGCAG GATTAGTCTGGCAGAGATCTTTGTTCCCTGTAATGTGGGACATTTAAGAGATGCCTTGGGTGGTCATGCTTGCATGCGAAATGCTGCCTATTCCACTGGGGGGCAGAACTTTGCTGCAACAG GAAGTATCATGGATCGAATTTTTGCTCCTTACACTGTCTACAAGGGCAAGGCTGCACTGTCTCTCACCCCTGTCCTTCCTACTTTCACCAAACTAGAA TCTGGTAATGGTCTTAGAGTCGATCGCCGTGGTAATATGATGATGAAGTTCTGGCCTGCTATTGGTGAGCGCAAGTATGATTGGGAAAAAAGACAG CTGTTTGCTTTGTCAGCAACTGAGATTGGGGCTTTTATAAGTTTGGGTCCCACAGATTCATGCGAGTTCTTCCACGATCCTTCGATGAAGACAAG CAATGCAGGTCAAGTCAGGAAGAGTTTATCAATAAAGCCGCACCAAGATGGAAGTGGCTACTTTATCTCTCTAA GTGTGGTCAACAACTTGTTGAAGAGCATGGATCGTATTACAGTTCCTGTTACAACTGCTGAATTTGCGGTCATGAAGACAGCTTGCAGT TTTGCATTGCCTCACATCATGGGGTGGGACCGTTACACCAGTCATCAGAGGCCAAGGGTCGGGGAGAACCCCTCGAAGGTTAATCCACAGATGTTGGACTCGGAGTGGGACAGGTGA
- the LOC116189470 gene encoding mitochondrial glycine transporter-like: MYGYYTGMFHARRSFWMEQGLRGLFAGYLSTLARDVPFAGLMVMFYEALKDITSYGKQKWAPNSNYSISSSFEGLLLGGLAGGKFCKLDSVTSNGLSLHDLQI, encoded by the exons ATGTATGGGTATTATACTGGAATGTTTCATGCTAGGCGTTCATTCTGGATGGAACAGGGATTACGAGGATTATTTGCTGG ATACCTGTCCACACTTGCTAGGGATGTGCCTTTTGCTGGTTTGATG GTCATGTTTTATGAAGCTCTTAAGGACATAACTAGTTATGGAAAGCAGAAGTGGGCACCCAATTCTAATTACAGCATCAGTAGTTCGTTTGAGGGACTCTTATTAGGTGGATTAGCTGGTGGTAAGTTCTGTAAACTTGACTCTGTGACATCGAATGGACTTTCACTGCATGATCTCCAGATATAA
- the LOC116187467 gene encoding putative receptor-like protein kinase At4g00960 — protein sequence MPRPSFEGDPPMPSVQMETSSKHHSSALLFFLGGAIVLLILLILLLLYWKIIRPSKLMNMVRRPLKQPGPKDLFSGNLRTISYFDFHTLKKATKNFHPSNLLGVGGFGPVYRGKLDDGRLIAVKKLSLEKSQQGESEFLSEVRMITSIQHKNLVRLLGCCSDGPQRLLVYEYMKNRSLELIVYGKSDQFLNWSTRFQIITGIARGLQYLHEDSHFRIVHRDIKASNILLDEKFQPRIGDFGLARFFPEDQAYLSTAFAGTLGYTAPEYAIRGELSEKADIYSFGVLVLEIISCRKNTDLTLPSEMQYLPEYAWKLYERSSIFDLIDPRLQEDGYVERDVLQAIHVALLCLQPHANLRPPMSEIVAMLTFRVEMEVRPIKPAFMDRRRNKRDENFSCDTISVVLSSPQQSDSPSVVHANKVG from the exons ATGCCACGCCCTTCATTCGAAG GTGATCCTCCCATGCCATCTGTGCAGATGGAGACATCGTCCAAGCACCATTCGTCGGCCTTACTCTTCTTTCTCGGGGGAGCCATCGTGCTACTTATACTGTTGATCCTTCTACTCTTATACTGGAAGATAATAAGACCGTCCAAATTAATGAACATGGTCAGAAGACCCCTAAAGCAACCAG GGCCAAAAGACTTATTCAGTGGAAATCTCCGAACAATAAGCTACTTCGACTTCCACACATTGAAGAAGGCAACTAAAAACTTCCATCCTAGTAATCTTCTCGGAGTTGGGGGATTCGGCCCTGTTTATCGG GGGAAGTTAGATGATGGAAGGTTGATTGCGGTGAAGAAACTGTCACTCGAGAAATCTCAACAGGGAGAGTCAGAGTTTCTATCCGAGGTGAGGATGATCACGAGCATCCAGCACAAGAATCTCGTTCGCCTACTAGGGTGCTGCTCTGACGGGCCACAGCGGCTCCTTGTGTACGAGTACATGAAAAACCGAAGCTTAGAGCTCATAGTATATG GGAAGAGTGACCAATTCCTGAACTGGAGCACTCGGTTTCAGATAATCACTGGAATTGCGAGAGGATTGCAGTACTTGCACGAGGATTCTCACTTCAGGATTGTCCACAGGGACATCAAGGCGAGCAACATTCTTCTAGATGAGAAATTCCAGCCTAGGATCGGTGATTTTGGGCTCGCAAGATTCTTCCCCGAGGATCAGGCCTACCTCAGCACTGCATTTGCTGGAACACT AGGTTATACAGCTCCAGAGTATGCTATTAGGGGAGAATTATCGGAGAAGGCCGATATTTATAGCTTTGGAGTCCTCGTGCTTGAGATCATTAGCTGCAGAAAGAACACTGATCTCACTTTACCATCAGAAATGCAGTACCTTCCCGAATAT GCATGGAAACTCTACGAGAGATCGAGTATTTTCGATCTGATAGACCCACGGTTACAGGAAGACGGATATGTTGAGAGGGATGTCCTGCAGGCGATTCATGTGGCCCTTTTATGCCTTCAGCCCCATGCAAACCTCAGGCCTCCGATGTCAGAGATAGTCGCGATGCTGACCTTTCGAGTAGAGATGGAGGTGAGACCGATCAAACCAGCGTTTATGGACCGAAGGAGGAATAAAAGGGATGAAAATTTCTCTTGTGACACGATCTCCGTGGTTCTCTCTTCCCCTCAGCAGAGCGACTCGCCTTCTGTAGTACATGCAAATAAGGTAGGGTGA